Proteins encoded by one window of Campylobacteraceae bacterium:
- the waaC gene encoding lipopolysaccharide heptosyltransferase I, producing the protein MKIAIIKLSAMGDIIHAMVALQYIKKYNKDIKIDWFVEKVFAPILEYNPDINNIIEVSLKKIKKDKASFFKEIKTIKKYKNNNYDLVIDAQGLIKSAIVSKLIGKNIAGFSKKSIREGFASFFYKIKVDIAYEENTIDRNAKVLSSPLNFSITKEDILNKKIFLFYKNEDNIIYDYLSESKKNIIFVISSTWESRNYPKEKFAKIANDLKENILVIWANEEEKEKANFIAKESKYAKVLPRMSLNTLKALIHKADLLIGNDTGPTHMAWALSRPSITIFGPTPVNRVYETKINKTVKSLSKVNHYKLNKNDFSINEIKVEDIVRLSKELLV; encoded by the coding sequence ATGAAAATAGCCATTATTAAACTCTCTGCTATGGGGGATATTATTCATGCCATGGTAGCGTTGCAGTATATTAAAAAATACAATAAAGATATTAAAATTGATTGGTTTGTAGAAAAAGTATTTGCACCTATACTTGAATATAACCCTGATATAAATAATATTATTGAAGTAAGTTTAAAAAAAATAAAAAAAGACAAAGCATCTTTTTTTAAAGAAATTAAAACAATAAAAAAATACAAAAATAACAACTATGATTTAGTAATTGATGCCCAAGGTTTGATAAAATCAGCCATTGTTTCAAAACTCATAGGAAAAAACATTGCAGGATTTTCAAAAAAATCAATAAGAGAAGGTTTCGCTTCTTTTTTTTACAAGATAAAAGTTGATATTGCTTATGAAGAGAATACAATAGATAGAAATGCAAAAGTACTCTCATCACCATTAAATTTTTCAATAACAAAAGAAGATATATTAAATAAAAAAATTTTTCTTTTTTACAAGAATGAAGACAATATAATATATGATTACCTTAGTGAAAGTAAAAAAAATATCATTTTTGTTATTTCCTCAACTTGGGAAAGTAGGAACTATCCAAAAGAAAAATTTGCTAAAATTGCTAATGATTTAAAAGAGAATATTTTAGTCATTTGGGCAAACGAGGAAGAAAAAGAAAAAGCCAATTTTATTGCAAAAGAAAGTAAATATGCAAAAGTGCTTCCTAGAATGAGCCTAAACACATTAAAAGCTCTTATACATAAAGCAGACTTATTAATAGGAAATGATACAGGCCCTACACATATGGCTTGGGCACTATCTCGTCCTTCTATAACTATTTTTGGACCAACACCTGTTAATCGTGTATATGAAACAAAAATTAACAAAACAGTTAAATCTTTATCAAAAGTAAATCATTATAAACTAAATAAAAATGATTTTTCAATCAATGAAATAAAAGTTGAAGATATAGTAAGATTGTCAAAGGAATTACTTGTTTGA
- the rfbB gene encoding dTDP-glucose 4,6-dehydratase has translation MLENKRNILLTGTAGFIGSNFVPYFLEKYPEYNLINLDLLTYAGNIVNLIKCETNPRYKFIKGDICNRELVEFIFSEYNIQGVIHFAAESHVDNSIKDPGVFIETNVNGTYTLVDVAKNYWMNNPFEYKDDYNNCRFHHISTDEVYGTLNETDLFTESTPYSPNSPYSASKASSDMIIRAYSETFGLNAVITNCSNNYGPKQHDEKLIPTIIRKALNNEAIPIYGDGKNIRDWLYVLDHCIGIDLVYHKGISSHTYNIGGRNERTNLQIVDKICSILDSKVAKKNGKSYKELITFVKDRAGHDRRYAIDAKKIEDELGWKASENFDSGIIKTIEWYLKKYKV, from the coding sequence ATGTTAGAAAACAAAAGAAATATTTTATTAACAGGAACAGCTGGTTTTATAGGTTCAAACTTTGTACCATATTTTTTAGAAAAATATCCAGAGTATAATTTAATTAATTTAGATTTATTAACCTATGCTGGAAATATAGTAAATCTTATAAAATGTGAAACTAATCCCCGATATAAATTTATTAAAGGTGATATCTGTAACAGAGAATTAGTTGAATTTATATTTTCTGAATACAATATTCAAGGTGTGATTCACTTTGCAGCAGAATCCCATGTAGATAATTCTATTAAAGACCCAGGAGTATTTATCGAAACCAATGTAAATGGCACATATACTCTTGTTGATGTCGCAAAAAATTATTGGATGAATAACCCTTTTGAGTATAAAGACGATTACAATAATTGTAGATTCCATCATATCTCAACAGATGAAGTTTATGGAACATTAAATGAAACAGATTTATTTACTGAATCTACGCCTTATTCTCCAAATTCACCATACTCAGCTTCAAAAGCAAGTTCTGATATGATAATAAGAGCGTATAGTGAAACCTTTGGATTAAATGCAGTTATTACAAACTGTTCAAATAATTATGGCCCAAAACAACATGATGAAAAATTAATTCCTACAATAATAAGAAAAGCTTTAAATAATGAAGCCATTCCTATTTATGGAGATGGTAAAAATATCAGAGATTGGTTATATGTACTTGATCATTGTATTGGAATTGATTTGGTGTATCACAAAGGTATTTCCTCCCACACATATAATATTGGAGGAAGAAATGAAAGAACAAATCTTCAAATTGTAGATAAAATTTGTTCTATACTTGATTCCAAAGTAGCAAAGAAAAATGGAAAATCGTATAAAGAATTAATTACCTTTGTAAAAGACAGAGCTGGACATGATAGACGATATGCGATTGATGCAAAAAAAATCGAAGATGAACTTGGGTGGAAAGCAAGTGAGAACTTTGATTCTGGTATTATTAAAACTATTGAGTGGTATTTGAAAAAATATAAAGTTTAA
- the rfbC gene encoding dTDP-4-dehydrorhamnose 3,5-epimerase: MNFIRTDIKDVIIIEPQVHGDDRGYFVETFRQDKLDDFLGYNINFCQDNESKSSKGVLRGLHYQLAPHAQTKLVRVIQGRVLDVAVDIRKNSPTYGTHIAVELSASNKKQLLVPRGFAHGFLVLEDDTVFAYKVDNYYSPQCDRGIAFDDKDLKIDWKIDIKDLKLSEKDKVQKNLKDVDGKDVFDYKVDYYA; encoded by the coding sequence ATGAATTTTATAAGAACAGATATAAAAGATGTAATAATTATTGAACCTCAAGTTCACGGTGATGATAGAGGATATTTTGTAGAAACTTTTAGACAGGATAAATTAGATGACTTCTTGGGCTACAATATTAACTTTTGTCAAGACAATGAATCAAAATCTTCAAAAGGAGTTCTTCGAGGTTTACATTACCAGTTAGCTCCTCATGCACAAACTAAACTTGTACGTGTAATTCAAGGTAGAGTTTTAGATGTAGCAGTAGATATTAGAAAAAACTCTCCAACATATGGTACTCATATAGCAGTAGAATTATCAGCAAGTAATAAAAAACAATTACTTGTTCCTCGTGGTTTTGCCCATGGTTTTTTGGTACTTGAAGACGATACTGTGTTTGCATATAAAGTTGATAATTATTATTCACCCCAGTGCGATAGAGGAATTGCCTTTGATGATAAAGATTTAAAGATTGATTGGAAAATTGATATAAAAGATTTAAAGTTATCAGAAAAAGATAAAGTTCAAAAAAATTTAAAAGATGTTGATGGCAAAGATGTTTTTGATTATAAAGTAGATTATTATGCCTAA
- a CDS encoding lipid A biosynthesis acyltransferase produces MFDYFVFIIYKVIVSIFRFTPRFLIKYVLDGLAFFIFIVNKKHKKIADINLDFAFHNTKSKEEKIHIIKESYKSFIYNMYEFIDNQYAKKEDIFKKSDIVNEQYIIEAIKENKLIIFVTAHYGAWEQCLPAISLKYGTTNIVNRRMNNKYINEEYIKARDKNNIVMIEKKSAAKGMIKALKKKEHLAVVIDQNTAYGVDIKFFSQKARATDSTSRLAVKFDALIIPILCVMNEFGSYTIICKKPIDHKKLKEENKIQVLTQMQADVFEEQIQKLPEQWFWQHKRWKYHYPDMYK; encoded by the coding sequence TTGTTTGATTATTTCGTATTTATTATATACAAAGTTATTGTTTCAATTTTTAGGTTTACTCCTAGATTTTTAATTAAGTATGTTTTAGATGGACTAGCATTTTTTATCTTTATAGTAAACAAAAAACATAAAAAGATTGCAGATATAAATTTAGACTTCGCTTTTCACAATACAAAATCAAAAGAAGAGAAAATCCATATTATTAAAGAATCGTATAAAAGTTTTATTTACAATATGTATGAATTTATTGATAATCAATATGCTAAAAAAGAAGACATATTTAAAAAATCTGATATTGTTAATGAACAATATATTATTGAAGCTATAAAGGAAAATAAACTTATTATTTTTGTTACTGCACATTATGGTGCGTGGGAACAATGCCTTCCTGCCATTTCTTTAAAATATGGTACAACTAATATTGTTAATAGAAGAATGAATAATAAATACATTAACGAAGAATATATAAAAGCAAGAGATAAAAATAATATTGTAATGATTGAAAAAAAATCAGCAGCAAAAGGTATGATTAAAGCACTAAAAAAGAAAGAACATCTGGCTGTTGTGATTGATCAAAACACAGCATATGGTGTAGACATAAAATTTTTCTCTCAAAAAGCGAGAGCAACGGATAGTACGTCACGATTAGCAGTTAAATTTGATGCTTTAATCATTCCTATTTTATGTGTTATGAATGAATTTGGATCATATACGATTATTTGTAAAAAACCAATTGATCATAAAAAATTAAAAGAAGAAAATAAAATTCAAGTATTAACACAAATGCAAGCAGATGTATTTGAAGAACAAATACAAAAACTTCCCGAACAATGGTTCTGGCAACATAAGCGTTGGAAGTACCACTATCCCGATATGTATAAATAA
- the rfbA gene encoding glucose-1-phosphate thymidylyltransferase RfbA, producing MKGIILAGGSGTRLYPITKGVSKQLLPIYDKPMIYYPLSVLMLAGIKEVLIISTRDDLPNFEKLLGNGKDIGMNFEYIVQPSPDGLAQAFILGEEFIGDDDVCLVLGDNIFYGHGLTALLSQSIKNIKDENKATVFGYYVKDPERYGVASFDKNGNVISIEEKPEVPASNYAVVGLYFYPNDVVNKAKEVKPSHRGELEITTLNQDYLKEERLKVELMGRGYAWLDTGTHESLLEASMFIQTIEKRQGLKVACLEEIAYEMAYISKEKLLELSKPLMKNEYGQYLFNIANK from the coding sequence ATGAAAGGGATAATTTTAGCCGGAGGCTCAGGAACAAGGCTTTATCCAATAACAAAAGGTGTCTCAAAACAGTTATTGCCAATTTATGATAAACCAATGATTTATTACCCCTTATCGGTTTTAATGTTAGCAGGAATTAAAGAAGTACTTATTATTTCTACTCGTGATGATTTACCAAACTTTGAAAAGCTTTTAGGAAATGGAAAAGATATTGGAATGAATTTTGAATATATAGTTCAACCAAGTCCAGATGGCTTAGCTCAAGCTTTTATTCTAGGGGAAGAATTTATTGGAGATGATGATGTATGTTTAGTTTTAGGTGATAATATCTTTTATGGACATGGCCTAACTGCTCTTTTATCACAGTCAATAAAAAATATTAAAGATGAAAATAAAGCTACAGTATTTGGATATTATGTAAAAGATCCAGAACGATATGGAGTTGCTTCTTTTGATAAAAATGGAAATGTAATTTCTATTGAAGAAAAACCAGAAGTTCCAGCTTCTAATTATGCTGTAGTTGGTTTATACTTTTATCCAAATGATGTGGTTAATAAAGCCAAGGAAGTAAAACCCTCACACCGAGGAGAATTAGAAATTACTACATTGAATCAAGATTATTTGAAAGAAGAGAGATTAAAAGTAGAATTAATGGGAAGAGGGTATGCTTGGCTTGATACAGGTACACATGAATCTTTATTAGAAGCTTCAATGTTTATTCAAACAATAGAAAAGAGACAAGGGCTAAAAGTTGCATGTTTAGAAGAAATTGCCTATGAAATGGCTTATATTTCAAAGGAAAAGTTATTAGAGTTATCAAAACCCTTAATGAAAAATGAATATGGGCAATATTTATTTAATATTGCAAATAAATAA
- a CDS encoding O-antigen ligase family protein, producing the protein MPEKLKKSTLYLNYAFILYAFCIPLSRAGIVFSSILIIVLWIIEGNFKSKFKILKDIKFILFSIILTCYLLLSVFWSDSSSYNYHDFDKFWYYLTFFAITTSLKKKFLPYLLYSFIFAMSIDIILSYGMFLEFWSLKHGTAINPTPFMNHLEYSILLAVVSLVFFNKLILTKSVSVLKITYLIMFIISTINLFLIQGRIGQLSFFLSIFILIIFYFKNKFKAFFYSITLISIILFSSYHLSDSFKYRLNQTIADVKNVIEKKDFSGSWGIRASAWVVTYNILKDNILFGTGIADLDLDYKRIIEIEKVVQVNDTSAMYNGGYHNEFLELTAAGGLISFLLFIIIFYYLSKIEIKDLEIRNIKIFLLVVLLFSLLGDNFLRLQFTMNLFSLFIGIILAQEKLEKSFQV; encoded by the coding sequence ATGCCTGAGAAACTTAAAAAGTCAACTTTATATTTAAATTATGCATTCATTTTATACGCTTTTTGTATTCCTCTTTCAAGAGCAGGTATCGTTTTTTCAAGCATTCTAATTATTGTACTATGGATAATTGAAGGAAACTTTAAAAGTAAATTTAAAATTTTAAAAGATATCAAATTTATACTTTTTTCAATCATTCTTACATGTTATTTATTATTAAGTGTTTTTTGGTCGGATAGTAGCTCTTATAACTATCATGATTTTGATAAATTTTGGTATTATTTGACCTTTTTTGCCATTACTACTTCATTAAAAAAGAAATTCCTTCCGTATCTACTGTATAGTTTTATATTTGCAATGAGTATTGATATAATACTTTCATATGGCATGTTTTTGGAATTTTGGTCATTAAAACATGGGACGGCAATAAATCCTACTCCTTTTATGAATCATTTAGAATATAGCATTTTACTAGCTGTTGTTTCACTTGTATTTTTTAATAAACTAATACTTACAAAATCAGTATCAGTTCTAAAAATAACTTATTTAATCATGTTTATTATTAGTACAATAAACTTATTTTTGATACAAGGTAGAATTGGACAGTTGTCTTTTTTCTTATCGATATTTATTCTAATTATTTTTTATTTTAAAAATAAATTTAAAGCTTTTTTTTACAGCATTACGTTAATATCAATAATTCTTTTTTCAAGCTACCACTTATCTGATAGTTTTAAATATAGATTAAATCAAACAATTGCAGATGTTAAAAATGTGATTGAAAAAAAAGATTTCAGTGGTTCTTGGGGAATACGTGCTAGTGCATGGGTAGTTACATATAACATTTTAAAAGACAATATTCTTTTTGGTACAGGAATAGCTGATTTAGATTTGGATTACAAAAGAATTATTGAAATAGAAAAAGTTGTGCAAGTAAATGACACATCTGCTATGTATAATGGTGGATATCATAATGAGTTTCTGGAATTAACTGCTGCAGGTGGTCTTATTTCTTTTTTGTTATTTATTATAATTTTTTATTATTTATCAAAAATAGAAATAAAAGATTTAGAAATACGGAACATCAAAATATTTTTATTAGTTGTTTTACTTTTCTCCTTATTAGGGGATAATTTTTTAAGATTGCAATTTACAATGAATTTATTTTCTTTGTTTATTGGAATTATACTTGCTCAAGAAAAATTAGAGAAAAGTTTTCAAGTTTAA
- the rfbD gene encoding dTDP-4-dehydrorhamnose reductase, with the protein MPKALNVLVTGTSGQVGSELKKLSLEYPYNFFFTTKKDLDISIEENIQSFINKCSINVIINCAAYTAVDKAEEDEELADEINRKAVKKLAKLSKENNIKLIHISTDYVFDGKNFKPYTEENQTNPKSVYGKTKLEGEIEMIKINPENSIIIRTSWVYSSFGNNFVKTMLKLGKLKDELGVIFDQIGTPTYAYDLAKAILDILPNIKNKKIEIYNYTNEGVLSWYDFSKEIMQMAKITCKINPIESYEYPTPANRPHYSLLNKSKIKKEFNISIPFWKDSLSRCLKVLGERK; encoded by the coding sequence ATGCCTAAAGCTTTAAATGTATTAGTAACTGGAACAAGTGGACAAGTTGGAAGTGAGCTTAAAAAATTATCATTAGAATATCCATATAATTTTTTTTTTACAACAAAAAAAGATTTAGATATCTCTATTGAAGAAAATATTCAATCTTTTATAAATAAGTGTAGCATTAATGTGATTATTAATTGTGCTGCTTACACAGCAGTCGATAAAGCAGAAGAAGATGAAGAATTAGCGGATGAAATTAATAGAAAAGCTGTTAAAAAACTAGCAAAACTTTCAAAAGAGAATAATATTAAATTAATTCATATTTCAACTGATTATGTATTCGATGGTAAAAACTTCAAACCATATACGGAAGAAAATCAAACTAATCCCAAATCAGTTTATGGTAAAACAAAACTTGAAGGTGAAATTGAAATGATAAAAATAAATCCAGAAAATTCTATTATTATTAGAACTTCTTGGGTTTATTCATCATTTGGTAATAATTTTGTTAAAACAATGTTAAAACTTGGTAAATTAAAAGATGAACTAGGTGTTATATTTGATCAAATAGGAACTCCAACTTATGCATATGACTTAGCAAAAGCTATTTTAGATATATTACCTAATATTAAAAATAAAAAGATAGAAATATATAATTATACAAATGAAGGAGTTTTGTCTTGGTATGACTTCTCAAAAGAGATTATGCAGATGGCTAAGATTACATGTAAAATTAATCCTATTGAATCCTATGAATATCCAACTCCAGCCAATCGACCTCATTATTCATTATTAAATAAATCAAAAATAAAAAAAGAATTTAATATTAGCATTCCTTTTTGGAAAGACTCATTATCTAGATGCTTAAAAGTTTTAGGAGAAAGAAAATAA
- a CDS encoding glycosyltransferase family 9 protein: MNIIIKTPGFIGDTIMMFPALELVKNEYPNANITIVCKAHCKDLFRDKGISKIIIDNTKGKNRVAKTFSLITKIREKEYDLGILFHNTFIDALIFKLSKINKIIGYDKESRKVLLDFHLGIDRTRHYVNHYANLVNKYFGDKYSILPKMKLEFKKCNLVEKKEKYLLGFVLGGDNKDTRRYPPSLSLELMALLNTNNIQVVLLGDPSDTANNNLYENELNKSKKDCINLSGKTSVSEFIDLIANLDLLVTIDSSAMHIAAAVNTEFIVLIGKGSSAFDTVYPKVEFGHKIFQGKDCIKDEDLIAQITAKNINTKINQILGLDNNA; this comes from the coding sequence ATGAATATTATAATTAAAACTCCTGGTTTTATAGGAGATACTATTATGATGTTTCCTGCTTTAGAGTTAGTGAAAAATGAATACCCTAATGCAAACATAACAATAGTTTGTAAGGCACACTGCAAAGACTTATTTCGCGATAAGGGCATCTCGAAAATTATAATTGACAATACTAAAGGTAAAAATAGAGTAGCAAAAACATTCTCATTAATAACTAAGATAAGAGAAAAAGAATATGACTTAGGTATTCTCTTCCATAATACATTTATTGATGCTTTGATATTTAAACTATCAAAGATAAATAAAATCATTGGATACGACAAAGAAAGTAGAAAAGTATTACTCGATTTTCATTTAGGCATAGATCGAACACGACATTATGTGAATCATTATGCAAATTTAGTAAATAAATATTTTGGTGATAAATATTCTATTTTACCAAAAATGAAATTAGAATTTAAAAAATGTAACTTAGTAGAAAAAAAAGAGAAGTATTTACTTGGTTTTGTACTTGGAGGAGATAATAAAGATACAAGAAGATACCCTCCTTCTTTATCTTTAGAATTAATGGCTTTACTGAATACAAATAATATTCAAGTAGTTTTGTTAGGAGATCCTTCAGACACAGCAAATAACAATTTATATGAAAATGAATTAAATAAATCCAAAAAGGATTGTATCAATTTATCAGGAAAAACATCAGTTTCAGAATTTATTGATCTTATTGCAAACTTGGATCTTTTAGTTACTATTGATTCTTCTGCTATGCACATTGCAGCAGCTGTTAATACTGAATTTATAGTTTTAATTGGAAAAGGAAGCAGTGCTTTTGATACGGTATATCCAAAAGTTGAATTTGGCCATAAAATATTTCAAGGAAAAGACTGTATTAAAGATGAAGATCTCATTGCTCAAATTACTGCAAAAAATATTAATACAAAAATAAACCAAATACTAGGATTAGATAATAATGCCTGA